The Rhodocytophaga rosea genome has a segment encoding these proteins:
- a CDS encoding metallophosphoesterase — translation MKLELGYKSSIEVRHEHYRCKVEEAFSMLYISDFHFTAYSGDMVQRLVEKIEELNPDILLLGGDYYDSSTGFYHLCKFMKAISHRRNVFAIAGNHDYFFGIAKTKEVIRENNAYWLEEDSFSLQVNNTIIHIDGNKPQRAKRADINILCLHKPIDLEGYYDHYNVVFAGHLHGSQVVLWQTSKGLYPGRLFYKWNMLKKSVGDCLYLISKGIGDTLPIRYNCKKDIILVNVSS, via the coding sequence ATGAAGTTAGAGCTAGGCTATAAATCAAGCATTGAAGTGCGCCATGAGCACTATCGCTGTAAAGTGGAGGAGGCATTTAGTATGTTGTATATTTCGGATTTTCATTTTACAGCCTATAGCGGGGATATGGTGCAAAGGTTAGTAGAGAAGATAGAAGAATTAAATCCGGATATCCTTTTATTAGGAGGGGACTACTACGATAGCTCTACAGGTTTTTATCACTTGTGTAAGTTTATGAAAGCCATCTCGCATAGAAGAAATGTGTTTGCTATAGCCGGAAATCATGACTATTTTTTTGGAATAGCCAAAACAAAAGAAGTTATTAGAGAGAACAATGCGTATTGGCTTGAAGAAGATTCATTTTCTTTACAGGTAAACAACACTATAATTCACATTGATGGCAACAAGCCTCAAAGAGCAAAAAGAGCGGATATAAACATATTATGCTTGCATAAACCGATTGATTTAGAGGGCTATTATGACCATTATAACGTAGTATTTGCAGGCCACTTGCATGGGAGCCAGGTGGTATTATGGCAAACAAGCAAAGGACTATATCCCGGCAGGCTATTTTATAAGTGGAACATGCTTAAGAAAAGCGTGGGTGATTGCCTATATCTGATCAGCAAAGGAATAGGAGATACCTTGCCAATCAGATATAATTGTAAAAAAGATATTATACTAGTGAATGTTTCCAGCTAG
- a CDS encoding transposase encodes MRKIARHLQMSRRTVNRYSLLEKVPKKRYSQGSTHRLLTNEQLVYLAKRWVAGNTTAYRLWKELKKEGYKGAVGSVYGAVAHFPAIPKAPIDQEIIRKAIPPISARSAMWLMMKHKEKLSERKQKLLAFLLIHHGHAKMAYPMAQSFIDMVKNKQVEELDTWIARAKESGIAQLKQFASGLQRDYQAVHAALSMEWSNGQVEGQINRLKLIKRQGYGRAKLELLKKRVFYRPTKQAA; translated from the coding sequence ATGAGAAAAATTGCCAGGCATTTACAGATGTCCCGCAGAACGGTAAACAGATACAGTCTGCTAGAGAAAGTACCTAAAAAGCGATATAGCCAAGGCTCCACCCACAGATTGTTGACTAATGAGCAGTTAGTGTACCTGGCCAAAAGATGGGTAGCAGGCAATACCACCGCTTACCGGCTATGGAAGGAGTTGAAAAAAGAAGGCTACAAAGGTGCCGTGGGCAGTGTGTATGGAGCCGTAGCTCATTTTCCGGCCATACCTAAGGCACCTATTGATCAAGAAATAATTAGAAAAGCCATCCCACCAATATCTGCCCGTAGTGCCATGTGGCTGATGATGAAACACAAAGAGAAACTATCGGAGAGAAAGCAGAAGCTATTAGCTTTTTTACTCATCCATCACGGGCACGCAAAGATGGCTTACCCTATGGCACAAAGCTTTATTGATATGGTCAAAAATAAGCAAGTAGAAGAGTTAGATACCTGGATAGCAAGGGCTAAAGAAAGTGGTATTGCTCAACTCAAACAGTTCGCTAGTGGCTTGCAACGAGATTACCAGGCGGTTCATGCGGCATTATCTATGGAGTGGAGTAATGGTCAGGTAGAAGGACAGATTAATCGGCTCAAACTTATTAAACGTCAGGGTTATGGAAGAGCTAAGCTAGAACTGCTCAAAAAGCGGGTGTTTTACAGACCTACAAAGCAGGCTGCTTAA
- a CDS encoding transposase, whose protein sequence is MKKTRRKFTAAFKAKVALEALKERETLAALSARFEVHANQISLWKQEFLTNSELVFSSTEGKEKEEQVNLDALYAKIGQLEMERDFLKKSLKKTGL, encoded by the coding sequence ATGAAAAAAACGAGGAGAAAATTTACAGCTGCTTTCAAGGCGAAAGTGGCATTGGAAGCGCTTAAAGAGCGGGAAACATTAGCGGCTTTGTCGGCCCGCTTTGAGGTACACGCCAACCAGATATCGCTGTGGAAGCAGGAATTTTTAACTAATTCGGAGCTGGTATTCTCTTCCACAGAAGGGAAAGAAAAAGAAGAGCAGGTAAACTTAGATGCGCTTTATGCTAAGATTGGGCAACTGGAGATGGAACGCGACTTTTTAAAAAAAAGCTTGAAGAAGACCGGACTGTAA
- a CDS encoding IS3 family transposase — translation MERKSLVSPQAKLSLRQQCRLLSISRASFYYEPKQENADNLGMMQLMDAHILEEPTAGVLTMQSMLEEKGYKAGYERIRRLMRLANIRPIYPRKQLTQLGDKKYIYPYLLRNLKVERANQVWAIDITYVAMAKGFMYLTAVIDVYSRYIVGWGLSNTLDAEASLQVLKAAVAEHGKPGIVNSDQGSQFTCKEYVEYLKSESIRISMDGKGRALDNIFIERFWRTIKYQHIYLNPATDGISLYQGISGWMEKYNQRPHQGIDRNKPINLYKMAA, via the coding sequence ATGGAGCGTAAATCACTGGTTAGTCCTCAAGCAAAGCTTAGCCTTCGCCAGCAATGCCGTTTACTTTCTATCAGCCGGGCCTCTTTCTATTATGAGCCTAAACAAGAGAATGCAGATAATTTAGGAATGATGCAGCTCATGGATGCCCATATATTAGAAGAACCAACGGCCGGAGTGCTGACAATGCAGTCGATGCTGGAGGAAAAGGGTTATAAAGCAGGTTACGAGCGGATAAGAAGATTGATGCGGCTGGCTAACATCCGGCCTATCTACCCCCGAAAGCAACTGACGCAGTTAGGGGACAAAAAGTATATCTATCCTTATTTGCTCAGGAACTTAAAAGTAGAGCGGGCAAACCAGGTATGGGCTATAGATATTACCTATGTTGCGATGGCTAAAGGGTTTATGTATTTGACGGCTGTGATAGATGTGTATAGCCGCTATATTGTGGGCTGGGGCTTGTCTAATACATTGGATGCTGAGGCTAGCTTGCAGGTGTTGAAAGCAGCGGTAGCTGAGCATGGTAAGCCCGGGATTGTCAACAGCGACCAGGGTAGCCAGTTTACCTGTAAAGAGTATGTAGAATATTTAAAAAGTGAATCTATCCGTATCAGTATGGATGGCAAAGGCAGGGCACTGGATAATATATTTATAGAAAGGTTTTGGCGGACCATTAAATACCAGCATATTTACCTGAACCCGGCCACTGATGGCATCTCCCTCTACCAGGGCATCAGTGGCTGGATGGAGAAATACAATCAAAGGCCACACCAGGGAATTGACCGAAACAAGCCCATTAATCTTTATAAAATGGCAGCTTAA
- a CDS encoding ABC transporter ATP-binding protein, with protein sequence MLHLSQITKIYPGNIAALQNINLNIPKGLFGLLGPNGAGKSTLMRILATLQEPDTGSVTFDGINLRKEKNALRQVLGYLPQQFGAYPRTSAVEMLKHFAALKGIHGKKREQVVESLLVKTNLWEARHRSINQFSGGMKQRYGIAQALIGDPKLIIVDEPTAGLDPLERRRFQNILSQLGTEVVVLLSTHIVDDVEDICPQLAIMGQGKILQSGEAKPLINKLKGKLWTIEIEKAELGELQAQYHIISTRFKSGGLEVKMLSDTSPSGAVCAQPTLEDVYFSTLLENNQLVAFD encoded by the coding sequence ATGTTGCATTTGTCACAGATAACTAAAATCTATCCGGGAAATATTGCGGCCTTACAGAATATTAACCTCAATATTCCCAAAGGCTTGTTTGGTTTACTCGGCCCTAATGGTGCCGGAAAATCTACGCTTATGCGCATTTTAGCTACCCTGCAGGAACCAGATACAGGCTCGGTTACCTTTGATGGGATTAACCTGCGGAAAGAAAAAAATGCGCTGCGTCAGGTGCTGGGCTATTTACCTCAACAATTTGGTGCCTATCCCCGCACGTCGGCTGTGGAAATGCTCAAGCATTTTGCCGCTTTGAAAGGCATTCATGGCAAAAAGCGCGAACAAGTGGTTGAAAGCCTGCTGGTAAAGACCAATCTGTGGGAAGCCCGCCACCGGAGCATCAATCAATTCTCCGGTGGCATGAAGCAACGGTATGGAATTGCTCAGGCATTAATTGGAGATCCCAAACTGATCATTGTCGATGAGCCAACAGCCGGCCTTGATCCTTTAGAACGCCGTCGTTTCCAGAATATACTTTCCCAGCTGGGTACAGAAGTTGTAGTGCTGCTTTCCACCCATATTGTAGACGATGTGGAAGATATCTGTCCACAGCTTGCCATTATGGGGCAAGGAAAAATTCTGCAGTCAGGTGAGGCTAAGCCACTGATCAATAAGCTAAAAGGCAAGCTATGGACAATAGAAATAGAGAAAGCAGAGCTTGGCGAGTTGCAAGCTCAATATCATATCATTTCTACCCGGTTTAAATCCGGTGGACTGGAAGTGAAAATGCTTTCAGACACATCACCCTCCGGAGCGGTTTGCGCCCAACCAACCTTGGAAGATGTGTATTTCTCTACCTTACTTGAAAACAACCAATTAGTAGCCTTTGACTAA